From a single Couchioplanes caeruleus genomic region:
- a CDS encoding polysaccharide deacetylase family protein gives MTKTLREGPTSRRQMLRMIPAGVGAMLLSGSGASSAEEYQPRAVATPRVPPAPGPEPSHRRHGAPDPQHRPQLSRPVFTLREYRRAVPGPAFPGDAVALTIDDGPHPLWTPKILRLLARHHVPATFCMIGNQVLGHEAIARDVVRDGHKVANHTWSHPTHLARKPGTKVSKEIERAQDKIYSTTGHAPALFRSPGGDWSSTVLGAAATAGMVPLDWSDDPRDWSRPGTEAIRRRLLAARPGQILLCHDGGGDRSQTYAALKTVVPALKARGYRFIALDGRG, from the coding sequence GTGACGAAGACCCTGCGTGAGGGCCCCACCTCACGCCGTCAGATGCTGCGGATGATCCCGGCCGGCGTGGGCGCGATGCTGCTCAGCGGGTCCGGAGCGTCGTCGGCCGAGGAGTACCAGCCGCGCGCCGTCGCGACGCCGCGGGTGCCGCCCGCACCGGGCCCGGAACCGTCCCACCGGCGGCACGGCGCGCCCGACCCGCAGCACCGGCCCCAGCTCAGCCGTCCCGTGTTCACGCTGCGCGAATACCGCAGGGCGGTGCCCGGCCCCGCGTTCCCCGGCGACGCGGTCGCGCTGACCATCGACGACGGCCCGCATCCGCTGTGGACGCCGAAGATCCTGCGGCTGCTGGCCCGGCACCACGTACCGGCGACGTTCTGCATGATCGGCAATCAGGTGCTCGGTCACGAGGCGATCGCCCGCGACGTCGTACGCGACGGCCACAAGGTCGCCAACCACACGTGGAGCCATCCCACCCACCTCGCCCGCAAGCCCGGCACGAAGGTCAGCAAGGAGATCGAACGGGCCCAGGACAAGATCTACAGCACGACCGGGCATGCTCCCGCGCTGTTCCGCTCCCCCGGCGGCGACTGGTCGTCCACGGTGCTCGGCGCGGCCGCCACGGCCGGGATGGTGCCGCTGGACTGGAGCGACGACCCCCGCGACTGGTCGCGCCCCGGCACGGAGGCCATCCGGCGGCGCCTGCTGGCCGCCCGCCCCGGGCAGATCCTGCTGTGCCACGACGGCGGCGGGGACCGCTCCCAGACGTACGCGGCACTCAAGACCGTGGTGCCGGCGCTGAAGGCGCGCGGATACCGCTTCATCGCGCTGGACGGCCGCGGGTAA
- a CDS encoding LacI family DNA-binding transcriptional regulator, whose protein sequence is MRAATMADIARRAGVSRIAVSYALNGRPGVSAHLRERILGIARELGYRANGPALALHGAAARAIGLVLLRSSAALTVEVFRRQLIAGIQAELSGHGFALALQMVTGLEEEIRVYRRWSAERRVDGVLICDPRPDDPRIPAVHELGLPAALIGVSPDGRLPGAWCDDVPWSHRLADHLADLGHRHIARVSGPDGMLHTSIRDEALRSAAGARGVRTTIVRGDYTGESGARLTRELLGGPERPTAVVYDNDVMAIAGLGVAGELGLAVPADLSIVACEDSPLCQVVGPPLTVVRRDIAAYGALATAQLFAALDGTAEPPVQARGGDLAIRRSTGPAPGTDRPVSPVSGPNGTGRQWRP, encoded by the coding sequence GTGCGTGCAGCGACGATGGCCGACATCGCCCGGCGTGCCGGCGTGTCCCGCATCGCGGTGTCGTACGCGCTGAACGGCCGTCCCGGCGTCTCCGCCCACCTGCGCGAGCGCATCCTCGGCATCGCGCGCGAGCTGGGTTACCGGGCGAACGGCCCGGCGCTCGCGCTGCACGGCGCCGCCGCGCGGGCGATCGGGCTGGTGCTGCTGCGCTCGTCGGCCGCGCTGACCGTGGAGGTGTTCCGGCGGCAGCTCATCGCCGGCATCCAGGCCGAGCTGTCCGGGCACGGCTTCGCGCTGGCACTGCAGATGGTGACGGGCCTCGAGGAGGAGATCCGGGTCTACCGGCGGTGGAGCGCCGAACGCCGGGTCGACGGCGTGCTCATCTGCGATCCGCGCCCCGACGACCCGCGCATCCCCGCGGTGCATGAGCTGGGCCTGCCGGCGGCGCTGATCGGGGTCTCGCCGGACGGCCGGCTGCCCGGCGCGTGGTGCGACGACGTGCCGTGGTCGCACCGGCTGGCCGACCACCTGGCTGACCTGGGGCACCGGCACATCGCGCGGGTGAGCGGACCGGACGGGATGCTGCACACCAGCATCCGCGACGAGGCGCTGCGGTCGGCGGCCGGGGCGCGGGGCGTACGGACCACGATCGTCCGCGGGGACTACACCGGCGAGTCCGGGGCCCGGCTGACCCGTGAGCTGCTCGGCGGCCCGGAGCGGCCCACCGCCGTCGTGTACGACAACGACGTCATGGCCATCGCCGGGCTGGGCGTCGCGGGCGAGCTCGGGCTGGCCGTACCGGCCGACCTGTCCATCGTGGCCTGCGAGGACTCGCCGCTGTGCCAGGTCGTCGGGCCGCCGCTGACCGTGGTACGCCGGGACATCGCCGCGTACGGCGCCCTCGCGACGGCACAGCTCTTCGCGGCGCTGGACGGCACCGCCGAGCCGCCGGTCCAGGCGCGCGGCGGCGACCTGGCCATCCGCCGCAGCACCGGTCCCGCGCCGGGCACCGACCGACCGGTTTCGCCGGTTTCCGGGCCGAACGGCACTGGGCGACAGTGGCGACCGTGA
- a CDS encoding zinc-dependent alcohol dehydrogenase has product MMRKVVVTPEGVQVVPAPEPTPGPGEVLVRTAVSGVCGSDTHALHGRHPNVTPPYAPGHEVVGLVTAVAPDVTIVQPGKRVTVEPDLPCWACKQCRAGRENLCENLGFFGCGSEQGGMADLFTIDARRVHPVPEDLDDATAALIEPLATPVHAARLAGPLEGRAVAILGAGTIGLLTLRVARAQGARRIVMTARSAQRRERATAFGADAVVDASLPDAADRVRDQLGESADVVFDCVAEESTLHQALAIANKGGTVVVVGVPPGDVRLPLALVQDSQLRIQGSATYLPEDFTDAIDLLHKGVVTSSDFVTAIRPLDQAAAAFADADSGNHIKVLIAPDLTAVR; this is encoded by the coding sequence ATGATGCGCAAGGTCGTCGTCACCCCGGAGGGTGTACAGGTCGTCCCCGCCCCGGAGCCGACTCCCGGACCGGGGGAGGTCCTGGTGCGGACCGCGGTCTCCGGGGTGTGCGGCTCGGACACGCACGCGCTGCACGGCCGGCACCCCAACGTGACTCCGCCGTACGCCCCCGGCCACGAGGTCGTCGGCCTGGTGACGGCGGTGGCGCCCGACGTGACGATCGTGCAGCCGGGCAAGCGCGTCACGGTCGAGCCGGACCTGCCGTGCTGGGCGTGCAAGCAGTGCCGCGCGGGCCGCGAGAACCTCTGCGAGAACCTGGGCTTCTTCGGTTGCGGCTCGGAGCAGGGCGGGATGGCCGACCTGTTCACCATCGACGCCCGTCGCGTCCACCCGGTCCCGGAGGATCTGGACGACGCGACCGCCGCGCTCATCGAACCGCTCGCCACCCCGGTGCACGCGGCACGGCTGGCGGGCCCGCTCGAGGGCAGGGCGGTCGCGATCCTGGGGGCCGGCACGATCGGCCTGCTCACCCTGCGCGTCGCCCGCGCGCAGGGCGCCCGGCGCATCGTGATGACGGCCCGCTCGGCGCAGCGCCGCGAGCGCGCCACGGCCTTCGGCGCGGACGCGGTCGTGGACGCCTCCCTCCCGGACGCGGCGGATCGCGTACGCGACCAGCTCGGCGAGAGCGCCGACGTGGTGTTCGACTGCGTGGCCGAGGAGTCGACCCTGCACCAGGCCCTGGCGATCGCGAACAAGGGCGGGACGGTGGTCGTGGTGGGCGTGCCGCCGGGCGACGTACGGCTCCCGCTCGCGCTGGTGCAGGACAGCCAGCTGCGCATCCAGGGCAGCGCCACGTACCTGCCGGAGGACTTCACGGACGCGATCGACCTGCTGCACAAGGGCGTCGTCACGTCCTCCGACTTCGTGACGGCGATCCGGCCGCTGGACCAGGCGGCCGCGGCGTTCGCGGACGCTGACAGCGGCAACCACATCAAGGTCCTGATCGCCCCCGACCTGACCGCCGTGCGCTGA
- a CDS encoding endonuclease NucS domain-containing protein yields the protein MHEDEIRDELAKNLSIIEQGLTLVATNFQLPNDAGSIGKVDILAKDTTGSYVVIELKRSDNSARQGLHELNKYVELMLQQMRLGPADVRVALVSTHWRELMAPFSQAVREWSVDLRGYQLNLEPGCATPVSATEVRALTPAALVGPTPLQLAVQPWDRNVGRMWEWVNSQMDEVAVEHLIGFEFTHPTYPPMLYLVFGNVDPGSSAETVLSRLADEEEYDLSDAPEEFQTEYLALYYLCQQSISGSVDTGRPEVLQNLLHDPNWTLSRTRRRGVFCNEVIFPTENLTREAATGGGLSDIRYVGVARTDHVQRWDRFVSRVAYSASANPSWLRIADHWLQEIAALPYAVEVGALVFNPCNFVTAFAYGWPHKLEGYLPDLQFIAIRDGRAVKRLRGRLVHNGTYTGVIDAFEAVYGDTLRWALGGPLGDPVASDEAMLELLGIEYAAFEWAEDNPDGALLELVDGTLVRRPPDLVEDSTPLWHGRWPLPDLLIAHRDEFEAFAEDLRRNILRS from the coding sequence GTGCACGAGGATGAGATCCGGGACGAACTCGCCAAGAACTTGTCGATCATCGAGCAGGGTCTCACGCTGGTGGCGACCAACTTCCAGCTGCCGAATGATGCGGGGAGCATCGGAAAGGTCGACATTCTCGCCAAAGACACGACCGGGTCCTACGTCGTCATCGAGCTCAAGCGCTCCGACAACTCGGCCCGGCAAGGGCTGCACGAGCTGAACAAGTATGTCGAACTCATGCTGCAGCAGATGCGATTGGGGCCCGCCGATGTCCGCGTTGCCCTGGTCTCCACCCATTGGCGAGAATTGATGGCACCGTTCAGCCAGGCCGTACGCGAGTGGTCCGTGGATCTTCGTGGCTATCAACTGAATCTCGAACCCGGCTGCGCGACCCCGGTCTCAGCGACGGAGGTGCGCGCTCTGACACCGGCCGCACTTGTCGGCCCCACGCCTCTCCAGCTCGCAGTGCAGCCCTGGGACCGTAATGTAGGGCGGATGTGGGAGTGGGTGAATTCCCAGATGGACGAGGTAGCCGTTGAGCATCTGATCGGATTCGAATTCACCCACCCGACCTACCCGCCGATGCTCTACCTGGTTTTCGGAAATGTGGATCCAGGCAGTTCCGCAGAGACGGTGCTCTCGAGGTTGGCCGACGAAGAGGAGTATGACCTCTCGGATGCCCCGGAGGAGTTCCAGACGGAATATCTCGCGCTGTACTACTTATGCCAGCAGTCTATCTCCGGGTCAGTGGACACCGGCCGACCCGAGGTTCTCCAGAACCTGCTCCATGATCCCAACTGGACGTTGAGCCGGACGCGGCGCCGGGGGGTTTTCTGCAACGAGGTGATATTTCCTACCGAGAACCTGACCCGGGAAGCCGCAACGGGCGGCGGCCTCTCCGACATTCGGTACGTGGGCGTTGCCCGTACGGACCACGTGCAACGGTGGGACCGCTTCGTCAGCAGGGTTGCCTACTCGGCCTCCGCGAACCCCAGCTGGCTGAGAATCGCCGATCACTGGCTCCAGGAGATCGCGGCCCTGCCGTACGCGGTGGAGGTCGGCGCACTGGTCTTCAACCCGTGCAACTTCGTCACAGCCTTCGCTTACGGGTGGCCCCACAAGCTCGAGGGATACCTGCCGGACCTCCAATTCATCGCGATACGGGATGGGCGTGCCGTGAAGCGACTCCGTGGCCGCCTGGTGCACAACGGCACTTACACGGGAGTCATCGATGCATTCGAAGCGGTGTATGGAGACACCCTCCGCTGGGCGTTGGGTGGTCCCCTCGGCGATCCGGTCGCCTCCGATGAGGCAATGCTTGAGTTGCTGGGAATCGAGTACGCAGCCTTCGAATGGGCTGAAGACAATCCCGATGGAGCCCTGCTCGAGCTGGTTGACGGCACACTCGTCCGGCGGCCGCCTGACCTGGTCGAAGACAGCACGCCGCTGTGGCACGGCCGTTGGCCACTGCCGGACCTGCTGATTGCCCACCGTGACGAGTTCGAGGCTTTCGCGGAAGATCTACGTAGGAACATCCTCAGGTCTTGA
- a CDS encoding N-acetylglucosamine kinase has product MMLVVGVDAGGTASRAVVAATDGTVVGRGSAGPGNPTSAGGPAAATAIGTAVRTALGPHDPARVLAGTAGVAGVAVLSDPTIAAAFDDAWAALGLTCPFTVTGDAVTAFAAGVPSPSGAVLIAGTGAVAARIENWHIRRTADGLGWLLGDEGSGHWLGLQAVRATARAWAAPAGAPPPGLAAAIAAHSGAATCDDLITWAVRQPPSAFAALAPLVCAHDDPIAVRLTTEAAARLIATLHDLGPPGGPVVLAGGLLTGDTRIRSEVLAALPGVATARDPAAAAAWLALRRTLDLDAGSAADLHRRMLAQTS; this is encoded by the coding sequence ATGATGCTCGTAGTGGGCGTGGACGCCGGCGGGACGGCCTCGCGGGCCGTCGTCGCGGCGACCGACGGCACGGTCGTCGGCCGCGGGTCGGCCGGGCCGGGCAACCCCACCTCCGCGGGTGGTCCCGCCGCGGCCACGGCGATAGGTACGGCTGTCCGCACGGCACTGGGTCCCCATGACCCGGCCCGCGTGCTCGCCGGCACGGCCGGGGTCGCGGGGGTCGCCGTGCTGTCCGACCCCACGATCGCCGCCGCGTTCGACGACGCATGGGCCGCCCTCGGTCTGACCTGCCCGTTCACCGTCACCGGCGACGCGGTCACCGCGTTCGCCGCGGGGGTGCCGTCCCCCAGCGGCGCGGTGCTGATCGCGGGCACCGGCGCCGTCGCCGCCCGCATCGAGAACTGGCACATCCGGCGCACCGCGGACGGGCTCGGCTGGCTGCTCGGCGACGAGGGCTCCGGCCACTGGCTCGGCCTGCAGGCCGTCCGCGCCACCGCCCGCGCCTGGGCCGCCCCGGCCGGCGCCCCGCCACCCGGCCTCGCCGCCGCGATCGCCGCCCACTCCGGCGCGGCCACCTGCGACGACCTGATCACCTGGGCGGTACGCCAGCCCCCGTCCGCCTTCGCGGCGCTCGCCCCGCTGGTCTGCGCCCACGACGACCCCATCGCGGTACGCCTCACCACGGAAGCGGCCGCCCGCCTCATCGCGACCCTGCACGACCTCGGCCCGCCGGGCGGCCCGGTGGTGCTGGCCGGCGGCCTGCTGACCGGCGACACCCGGATCCGCTCCGAGGTCCTGGCGGCGCTGCCGGGCGTGGCGACGGCCCGCGACCCGGCGGCCGCGGCGGCCTGGCTGGCCCTGCGCCGCACCCTCGACCTGGACGCCGGCTCAGCCGCCGACCTCCACCGCCGGATGCTCGCTCAGACCTCGTAG
- a CDS encoding MurR/RpiR family transcriptional regulator translates to MTGESGGLLVRLRIEGPTMPEALARIAETILADPETAAHASIVDLAERSGTSTATVTRFSRALGFKGYANLRVAVATETGRAEQARWETDISGDINPGDQTEKVLDIITAADTRAIQATAAGLDTDAIERVAAAIAGAGRVEIFGLGSSGTAGSEMAFRLERIRIPVRYRADTHTALTNAALLGPGDVAIALSHSGRTRESIEMLAEAADHGALTVAVTSFGRSPLAEVADVVFTTSVHETTFRLAALSALHSQLLILDLIYVAVAQRTYERTAEALELTVRAVDAHRVPDTPANRKRARRDKPL, encoded by the coding sequence ATGACGGGTGAGAGCGGCGGGCTGCTGGTGCGGCTGCGCATCGAGGGACCGACCATGCCGGAGGCACTGGCGCGGATCGCCGAGACGATCCTCGCCGACCCGGAGACGGCCGCGCACGCCAGCATCGTGGACCTGGCCGAGCGGTCCGGGACCTCGACGGCGACGGTCACCCGCTTCTCGCGGGCCCTGGGCTTCAAGGGGTACGCGAACCTGCGGGTCGCCGTGGCCACCGAGACGGGCCGCGCCGAGCAGGCCCGCTGGGAGACCGACATCAGCGGCGACATCAACCCGGGCGACCAGACCGAGAAGGTTCTCGACATCATCACCGCGGCCGACACCCGGGCCATCCAGGCCACCGCCGCGGGGCTCGACACCGACGCGATCGAGCGGGTCGCCGCCGCGATCGCCGGCGCCGGCCGGGTGGAGATCTTCGGCCTGGGCTCCAGCGGTACGGCGGGCAGCGAGATGGCCTTCCGCCTGGAGCGCATCCGGATCCCGGTGCGGTACCGCGCCGACACCCACACCGCGCTGACCAACGCGGCGCTGCTCGGGCCGGGCGACGTGGCGATCGCGCTCTCGCATTCCGGGCGGACCCGCGAGTCGATCGAGATGCTCGCCGAGGCGGCCGACCACGGGGCGTTGACCGTGGCGGTGACGTCGTTCGGCCGGTCGCCGCTCGCCGAGGTCGCCGACGTCGTGTTCACCACCAGCGTGCACGAGACCACGTTCCGGCTGGCCGCGCTCTCCGCGCTGCACTCCCAGCTGCTCATCCTCGACCTGATCTACGTGGCTGTCGCCCAGCGCACGTACGAGCGCACCGCCGAGGCGCTCGAGCTCACCGTGCGCGCCGTGGACGCCCACCGCGTGCCGGACACCCCCGCCAACCGCAAGCGAGCACGGAGGGACAAGCCGCTGTGA
- a CDS encoding sugar isomerase domain-containing protein yields the protein MTSAAYVETIRAAIDRAGTSQGDLVARAADLFTATLQAGGVIQAFGCGHSEALAMEIAGRAGGLVPTNKIALRDIVLYGGEPASVLADPQLERTPRVAHRLYELAPIKPDDAFVIASNSGVNGAVVEMAQLVKQRGHALVAITSLEHSARVDSRHESGLKLTDLADVVLDNGAPYGDAALSYGDGAVGAVSSITAALLAQQIVVEVVARLLALGETPPIYLSDNVPGGREHNKQLEERYAGRIRRTA from the coding sequence ATCACGAGCGCCGCGTACGTCGAGACGATCCGGGCCGCGATCGACCGGGCCGGCACGAGCCAGGGTGACCTGGTGGCCCGCGCCGCCGACCTGTTCACCGCGACCCTGCAGGCCGGCGGGGTGATCCAGGCGTTCGGCTGCGGCCACTCCGAGGCGCTCGCCATGGAGATCGCCGGGCGCGCCGGTGGCCTGGTGCCCACCAACAAGATCGCCCTGCGGGACATCGTCCTGTACGGCGGCGAGCCGGCGAGCGTGCTGGCCGACCCGCAGCTGGAACGCACCCCGCGGGTGGCGCACCGGCTCTACGAGCTCGCCCCGATCAAACCCGACGACGCGTTCGTCATCGCCAGCAACTCCGGCGTGAACGGCGCGGTCGTGGAGATGGCCCAGCTGGTCAAGCAGCGCGGGCACGCCCTCGTCGCGATCACCTCGCTGGAGCACTCGGCGCGGGTGGACTCGCGGCACGAGAGCGGGCTCAAGCTCACCGATCTCGCCGACGTCGTGCTCGACAACGGCGCACCGTACGGCGACGCGGCCCTGTCCTACGGCGACGGTGCCGTCGGGGCGGTCTCCTCGATCACCGCGGCGCTGCTGGCCCAGCAGATCGTCGTCGAGGTGGTGGCCCGCCTGCTGGCGCTGGGCGAGACGCCGCCGATCTACCTGTCCGACAACGTGCCGGGCGGGCGTGAACACAACAAACAGCTCGAGGAGCGGTACGCCGGGCGCATCCGGCGTACCGCATAG
- the ngcE gene encoding N-acetylglucosamine/diacetylchitobiose ABC transporter substrate-binding protein: protein MSPTRRTLIRTALTAGAAVPLLSACVTGGSDDDDPAAGNTGAKSADNPLGVKADAPLEVVIFKGGYGDDYAKHAETLYTQKYAGAKIDHKGLQKVGVALQPRFVANTPPDVVDNTGADRLDIAVLVGAKQVSDLTTLLDAPAFDDPSKKLRDTLLPGVVDDGTFDKVPRTLNFTYTVWGLWYSKKLFAAKGWAYPKTWDDMLALCATIKAAGVAPWTYQGKYPEYINDPLLSMAAKTGGLELVKAVDNLEPNAWKAPGLVSAAEAFAELAAKGYIMAGSEALSHTEAQAAWCQGKAAFIPCGSWLESEQKGVTPDGFDMVMGPVPSRTASDQLKQTAVQAASSESFLVPAKAKNPAGGMEYLRILFSKQSAKAFAQSAGTLPAVAGATDGLTLSSGLSSVRDAVQTAGPETFTYRFRTWYAPLAKAVDDATGELVNKRITAAQWSDRIQKAADGIAKDSSVQKYTR from the coding sequence ATGTCCCCGACGAGACGAACCCTGATCCGCACCGCGCTGACCGCCGGTGCCGCCGTACCCCTGCTGAGCGCGTGCGTGACCGGCGGGAGCGACGACGACGACCCGGCGGCCGGCAACACCGGTGCCAAGAGCGCCGACAACCCGCTGGGCGTCAAGGCCGACGCCCCGCTCGAGGTCGTCATCTTCAAGGGCGGGTACGGCGACGACTACGCCAAGCACGCCGAGACGCTGTACACGCAGAAGTACGCCGGCGCGAAAATCGACCACAAGGGACTGCAGAAGGTCGGGGTGGCGCTGCAGCCGCGGTTCGTCGCGAACACGCCGCCGGACGTCGTGGACAACACGGGCGCCGACCGGCTCGACATCGCCGTGCTCGTGGGCGCCAAGCAGGTCTCGGACCTGACCACGCTGCTCGACGCCCCGGCGTTCGACGACCCGTCCAAGAAGCTGCGGGACACCTTGCTGCCCGGCGTCGTGGACGACGGCACGTTCGACAAGGTGCCGCGGACGCTCAACTTCACGTACACGGTGTGGGGGCTCTGGTACTCGAAGAAGCTGTTCGCGGCCAAGGGCTGGGCGTACCCGAAGACCTGGGACGACATGCTGGCGCTGTGCGCGACCATCAAGGCCGCCGGCGTCGCGCCCTGGACCTACCAGGGCAAGTACCCGGAGTACATCAACGACCCGCTGCTGTCGATGGCCGCGAAGACCGGCGGGCTCGAGCTGGTGAAGGCCGTCGACAACCTGGAACCGAACGCGTGGAAGGCGCCCGGGCTGGTCAGTGCGGCCGAGGCGTTCGCCGAGCTGGCCGCGAAGGGCTACATCATGGCCGGCTCCGAGGCGCTGTCGCACACCGAGGCGCAGGCCGCCTGGTGCCAGGGCAAGGCCGCGTTCATCCCGTGCGGGTCGTGGCTGGAGAGCGAGCAGAAGGGCGTCACCCCGGACGGCTTCGACATGGTCATGGGCCCGGTGCCGTCGCGGACCGCGTCGGATCAGCTCAAGCAGACCGCCGTGCAGGCCGCGAGCAGCGAGTCGTTCCTGGTCCCGGCCAAGGCGAAGAATCCGGCCGGCGGCATGGAGTACCTGCGGATCCTGTTCTCGAAGCAGTCGGCGAAGGCCTTCGCCCAGTCCGCCGGCACCCTGCCCGCGGTGGCCGGCGCCACCGACGGGCTGACGCTGAGCAGCGGGCTCTCCTCGGTCCGCGACGCGGTGCAGACCGCGGGGCCGGAGACGTTCACCTACCGGTTCCGCACGTGGTACGCCCCGCTCGCCAAGGCGGTGGACGACGCCACGGGCGAACTGGTGAACAAGCGCATCACCGCGGCGCAGTGGTCGGACCGCATCCAGAAGGCGGCCGACGGCATCGCCAAGGACTCGTCCGTGCAGAAGTACACGCGCTGA
- a CDS encoding carbohydrate ABC transporter permease, producing the protein MRYGRWRFLAGALIPALVLHVVFVLSPYAQAFYLSLTDWTGVAGEAHFVGADNYRRLAGDSLFVDAVRNNALLLVVVPLVTIAIGLFLASMLHLGGRGGRRAVAGSGAYQIIYFFPQLLSLVVVAVLWGFVYNPNTGLLNGALRALGLGGMAASWLASPSLALPAVMAVLVWSSVGFYVVLFSAAIDGIPVELFEAAVLDGAGGWATFRNVTLPLVRDTVQVAFVYLGIAALDAFAVVQVMTVGPGGPDGATEVIGLSLYRNAFQYGKFGYASAMGVALFFATLTLAVFALRGGRRSTVEVS; encoded by the coding sequence ATGAGGTACGGCCGGTGGCGGTTCCTCGCCGGGGCGCTGATCCCCGCGCTGGTCCTGCACGTCGTCTTCGTGCTGTCGCCGTACGCGCAGGCCTTCTACCTGTCGCTCACGGACTGGACCGGCGTGGCCGGCGAGGCGCACTTCGTCGGGGCGGACAACTACCGCCGCCTCGCCGGGGACTCGCTCTTCGTGGACGCGGTGCGCAACAACGCGCTGCTGCTCGTCGTGGTCCCGCTCGTCACGATCGCCATCGGCCTGTTCCTCGCCAGCATGCTCCACCTCGGCGGCCGGGGCGGCCGGCGGGCGGTGGCCGGCTCGGGTGCGTACCAGATCATCTATTTCTTCCCGCAGTTGCTCTCGCTCGTCGTGGTGGCGGTGCTGTGGGGCTTCGTCTACAACCCGAACACGGGCCTGCTCAACGGGGCGCTGCGGGCGCTGGGGCTGGGCGGGATGGCGGCCTCCTGGCTGGCGTCGCCGTCGCTGGCCCTGCCGGCCGTGATGGCGGTGCTGGTCTGGTCGTCGGTCGGGTTCTACGTCGTGTTGTTCAGCGCGGCCATCGACGGCATCCCGGTCGAGCTGTTCGAGGCGGCGGTCCTGGACGGCGCCGGCGGCTGGGCCACGTTCCGCAACGTGACGCTGCCGCTGGTCCGCGACACCGTGCAGGTCGCCTTCGTCTACCTGGGCATCGCGGCGCTGGACGCGTTCGCCGTGGTCCAGGTGATGACGGTGGGACCGGGAGGGCCCGACGGCGCCACGGAGGTCATCGGGCTCTCCCTCTACCGCAACGCCTTCCAGTACGGGAAGTTCGGCTACGCGTCGGCCATGGGGGTCGCGTTGTTCTTCGCCACGCTGACCCTCGCGGTGTTCGCCCTGCGCGGCGGCCGGCGGTCCACAGTGGAGGTGTCGTGA
- a CDS encoding carbohydrate ABC transporter permease produces the protein MLAWSVVTALPLLWAVVSSFKTDDEILNHPWSLPSTPQPGNWARAWTEASIGRYFFNSLIVVGGALALTMLLGSLVAYALARYEFRGNRIIYYTFVAAMFFPVFLALVPLFFVVQQLGLLGTYQGLILVYAAYAVPFTVFFLHAFFRSLPAEVAEAAFLDGCSHGAVFFRVMLPMARPGLVAVGIFNFLGLWNQYLLPLVLNPDPDRYVLAQGLAALSVSQGYRSDWSGLFAGLTIAMLPVLIAYVAFQRHIRAGMTAGAVK, from the coding sequence ATGCTCGCGTGGAGCGTCGTCACCGCGCTGCCGCTGCTGTGGGCGGTGGTCAGCTCGTTCAAGACCGACGACGAGATCCTCAACCACCCGTGGTCGCTGCCGTCGACCCCGCAGCCGGGCAACTGGGCGCGGGCGTGGACCGAGGCGAGCATCGGCCGCTACTTCTTCAACAGCCTCATCGTCGTCGGCGGGGCGCTGGCCCTGACGATGCTGCTCGGCTCGCTGGTCGCGTACGCCCTGGCCCGCTACGAGTTCCGCGGCAACCGGATCATCTACTACACGTTCGTCGCGGCCATGTTCTTCCCGGTGTTCCTGGCCCTGGTGCCGCTGTTCTTCGTCGTGCAGCAGCTCGGGCTGCTGGGCACGTACCAGGGGCTGATCCTGGTGTACGCGGCGTACGCCGTGCCGTTCACGGTGTTCTTCCTGCACGCGTTCTTCCGCAGCCTGCCGGCCGAGGTGGCGGAGGCGGCCTTCCTCGACGGCTGCTCACACGGCGCGGTGTTCTTCCGCGTCATGCTGCCGATGGCCCGGCCGGGCCTGGTGGCGGTCGGCATCTTCAATTTCCTCGGGCTCTGGAACCAGTACCTGCTGCCGCTGGTTCTCAACCCCGACCCGGACCGGTACGTCCTGGCGCAGGGTCTGGCCGCCCTGTCGGTCAGCCAGGGCTACCGCAGCGACTGGAGTGGTCTGTTCGCCGGCCTGACGATCGCCATGCTGCCGGTATTGATCGCCTATGTCGCCTTCCAGCGCCACATCCGAGCCGGAATGACCGCCGGCGCGGTCAAGTAG